The following proteins are encoded in a genomic region of Dyadobacter sp. UC 10:
- a CDS encoding ATP-dependent DNA ligase: MKQFAELFMNLDRTNKTNAKVELLKQYFLSASDEDKIWALTLFTGRRPSFKVNRTMVKEWAAEEAQIPMWLFQESYHSVGDLGETISLILPKNQTFDSDKSLTDWFYYLGLLPKMTDQEKRDHIIQAWMQLSQHEIFVFNKLLMGSFRIGVSQTLVVRALAEATEIDSNVIAHRVMGQWEPADTTFEKLILDKGENDNASRPYPYYLAYQIEGDVSDLGEPKDWFAEWKWDGIRSQIIHRNNELFIWTRGEELSTEKFPELHFLADVLPNGTVLDGEIVTYQEGKPMPFNVLQTRIGRKNLSKKVLEEAPIAFLGYDMLEENGVDIRGLTQEQRRAELELLHSQVAGQTVFYLSPLIDFKDWQDLRDLHSTSREQNAEGFMIKRKAGTYQVGRKKGDWWKWKVDPLSVDAVLIYAQKGSGRRAELFTDYTFAVWGEDGKLVPVAKAYSGLTDQEIGQVDYFIKRNILEKFGPVRTVKPELVFEIGFEGINESSRHKSGIAVRFPRILRWRKDKKAAEADTLENLKGILALYH; this comes from the coding sequence ATGAAACAATTCGCAGAACTCTTCATGAACCTTGACCGTACCAACAAAACCAATGCAAAGGTGGAGCTGCTGAAACAGTATTTTCTGTCGGCTTCGGACGAGGATAAGATATGGGCATTAACCCTTTTTACCGGCAGGCGGCCTTCTTTTAAAGTAAACCGGACAATGGTAAAAGAATGGGCGGCCGAGGAAGCACAGATTCCAATGTGGCTTTTTCAGGAGAGTTATCATAGTGTAGGTGATTTGGGAGAAACCATCTCTTTGATTTTACCGAAAAATCAAACATTTGACTCCGATAAATCACTGACCGACTGGTTTTACTATTTAGGGCTGCTACCAAAAATGACTGACCAGGAAAAGCGCGACCATATTATTCAGGCGTGGATGCAGCTTTCGCAACATGAAATCTTTGTTTTCAATAAACTTTTAATGGGCAGTTTCCGCATTGGCGTTTCGCAAACGCTGGTCGTGCGGGCATTGGCAGAGGCGACGGAAATAGATTCGAATGTGATCGCGCACCGGGTAATGGGACAGTGGGAACCGGCGGATACTACCTTTGAAAAACTGATACTGGATAAGGGCGAAAATGACAATGCGTCGCGACCCTATCCTTATTATTTAGCGTATCAAATCGAGGGAGATGTTTCAGATCTAGGTGAACCGAAAGACTGGTTTGCAGAATGGAAATGGGACGGGATCCGCTCGCAGATTATACACAGGAACAACGAGCTTTTCATCTGGACCAGGGGAGAAGAACTTTCTACCGAAAAATTCCCCGAGCTGCATTTCTTAGCGGATGTTTTGCCAAATGGTACCGTGCTCGACGGTGAAATTGTGACCTATCAGGAAGGAAAACCAATGCCTTTTAATGTTTTACAAACGCGCATTGGTCGAAAAAATCTATCCAAAAAAGTCCTCGAAGAAGCGCCTATTGCATTCCTCGGCTACGATATGCTGGAAGAAAATGGCGTGGATATTCGTGGTTTGACCCAGGAACAGCGCCGCGCTGAGTTAGAATTACTGCACAGCCAGGTCGCAGGACAAACTGTATTTTATCTCTCGCCACTAATCGATTTCAAAGATTGGCAAGACCTGCGCGATTTGCATTCTACTTCGCGTGAACAGAATGCAGAAGGTTTTATGATCAAACGCAAAGCGGGCACCTATCAGGTCGGCCGGAAAAAGGGCGATTGGTGGAAATGGAAAGTGGATCCGCTCAGTGTAGATGCAGTTTTAATCTATGCGCAGAAGGGCTCAGGAAGGAGAGCTGAATTGTTTACGGATTACACTTTTGCAGTCTGGGGAGAAGATGGAAAACTAGTCCCTGTTGCAAAAGCCTATTCAGGATTAACAGACCAGGAGATCGGGCAGGTAGATTATTTTATCAAAAGAAATATCCTCGAAAAATTCGGACCGGTGCGGACTGTGAAGCCCGAGCTGGTCTTTGAAATTGGCTTTGAGGGTATTAATGAATCATCCCGCCATAAGTCAGGGATTGCAGTGCGCTTTCCAAGGATTTTGAGGTGGCGGAAGGATAAGAAAGCAGCCGAAGCTGATACTTTGGAGAATTTGAAAGGAATTTTAGCATTGTATCATTGA
- a CDS encoding discoidin domain-containing protein: MNKYFKLTLLTCCLFSLAAFPSIAQTTYCNPMDIDYKYNFEQLNENISYRSGADPVIINHKGEYFLFVTISGGYWHSKDMLNWKYLIANRWPFEDMCAPAAVSVRDTLFLFQSTFESRPILYSVVPEKGIWEFYNRWTPRLPKDIGPWDPALFHDPDTDKWYMYWGSSNVYPIFGSELDYSKRLAFKGDYKAMFWLNQYDHGWERFGPNHSDPFKPFTEGAWMTKHKGKYYLQYGAPGTEYNVYANGTYVSDDPLGPFTYAPYNPVSYKPGGFATGAGHGNTFQDNFGNYWNTGTTWIGLNWGMERRIVMYPAGFDKDGQMFANTRFGDFPHKMTTKTWTGKGDEQFTGWMLLSYKKPVTASSTLDTMAAAKITDENPRTFWAAKQNKPGETLTIDLQTEQEIKAVQVNYSDYKSDIFDNKPEKIYTQFKVLTSKDGKKWELAADLSNQPKRDRPAAYIELSKPVKARYVRYEHIYVASPNLAISEFRVFGNGFGKAPATPKSFTAVRQKDARNVDLKWEKVPGAIGYNVLWGIAPDKLYQTYQFWNDEPNAFELRALNVGVPYYFKIEAFNENGVSQVSEVVGIK; encoded by the coding sequence ATGAATAAATACTTCAAACTCACACTATTAACATGCTGCCTTTTTTCCCTGGCAGCATTTCCCTCCATCGCGCAGACTACCTACTGCAACCCGATGGATATCGATTACAAATACAACTTTGAGCAACTCAACGAAAACATCAGCTACCGATCAGGCGCCGATCCGGTGATAATCAATCATAAAGGCGAATATTTCCTATTCGTCACGATTTCCGGCGGCTACTGGCATTCGAAAGATATGCTGAACTGGAAGTACCTCATTGCCAATCGCTGGCCATTTGAAGATATGTGCGCACCGGCAGCTGTCTCGGTGAGGGATACTTTGTTTTTATTTCAATCCACATTCGAGTCGCGGCCCATTTTATATTCCGTAGTGCCTGAAAAAGGCATTTGGGAGTTCTACAATCGCTGGACGCCACGACTGCCCAAAGACATCGGCCCGTGGGACCCGGCACTTTTTCATGATCCTGATACCGATAAATGGTATATGTACTGGGGTTCCTCAAATGTGTACCCGATTTTCGGCTCCGAGCTGGATTATTCTAAAAGACTTGCGTTCAAGGGAGATTACAAGGCGATGTTTTGGTTAAATCAATACGATCACGGCTGGGAGCGTTTTGGGCCAAACCATTCGGATCCTTTCAAACCATTCACAGAAGGCGCGTGGATGACGAAGCACAAGGGCAAATATTACCTCCAATACGGCGCGCCCGGCACGGAATACAATGTATACGCGAATGGTACCTACGTGAGCGACGATCCGCTCGGCCCATTTACGTATGCGCCCTACAATCCTGTTTCTTACAAACCAGGTGGATTTGCAACAGGCGCGGGTCACGGGAATACATTTCAGGATAATTTCGGAAATTACTGGAACACCGGCACAACGTGGATCGGGCTGAACTGGGGAATGGAGCGGCGGATTGTGATGTATCCGGCCGGCTTCGATAAAGACGGACAAATGTTTGCAAACACCCGTTTCGGCGATTTCCCGCACAAAATGACGACCAAAACGTGGACCGGAAAAGGCGACGAGCAGTTTACCGGCTGGATGCTTTTATCGTATAAAAAGCCTGTAACTGCTTCATCTACACTGGATACAATGGCTGCGGCTAAAATTACAGACGAAAATCCCAGAACTTTCTGGGCCGCAAAGCAAAATAAGCCCGGCGAAACTTTAACAATCGACCTGCAAACAGAGCAGGAAATCAAAGCAGTACAAGTCAATTATTCTGATTACAAATCCGACATTTTTGACAACAAACCCGAAAAAATTTACACCCAATTCAAGGTCCTTACTTCCAAAGATGGCAAGAAATGGGAGCTGGCCGCAGATCTTTCCAACCAACCAAAACGCGACCGGCCAGCTGCTTATATTGAATTATCTAAACCTGTAAAAGCCAGATATGTACGCTACGAACATATTTACGTAGCCTCGCCCAATCTGGCGATCAGCGAATTCCGCGTTTTTGGAAATGGTTTTGGAAAAGCGCCGGCTACTCCGAAAAGCTTTACCGCAGTCAGACAAAAAGACGCCCGGAATGTGGATTTAAAATGGGAAAAAGTGCCTGGCGCGATTGGTTACAATGTGCTCTGGGGCATCGCGCCGGACAAATTATATCAGACTTACCAGTTTTGGAACGATGAGCCAAATGCATTCGAGCTCCGCGCATTAAATGTGGGCGTGCCTTATTATTTCAAGATTGAGGCTTTTAATGAGAATGGAGTTTCGCAGGTGAGTGAAGTGGTTGGGATTAAGTAA
- a CDS encoding ribonucleoside-diphosphate reductase small subunit gives MSQELARQEPLLIEDPLRFVLFPIKHSDIWEMYKRHEASFWTAEEIDLSQDMKDWDNLSDGERHFISHVLAFFAASDGIVNENLAVNFLSEVQYAEAKCFYGFQIAMENIHSETYSLLIDTYIKDPSEKDHLLRAIETVPCVGKKADWALKWINSPVFAERIIAFAAVEGIFFSGSFCSIFWLKKRGLMPGLSFSNELISRDEGLHCEFACLLYTQHIVNQLPQERVIEIMLDAVEIEKEFITEALPVSLIGMNAELMKQYIEYIADFWLERLGCEKQFGSANPFDFMELISLPGKTNFFEKRVGEYQKAGVMSGVKDKDSGHKISFDSDF, from the coding sequence ATGTCACAAGAACTTGCGCGTCAGGAGCCCCTGTTGATAGAAGACCCATTGCGGTTTGTTTTGTTTCCTATCAAACATTCCGATATCTGGGAAATGTACAAAAGACACGAGGCTTCGTTCTGGACTGCCGAGGAGATTGATCTTTCGCAGGATATGAAGGATTGGGATAACCTTTCTGACGGTGAGCGGCATTTTATCTCGCACGTACTTGCATTTTTCGCTGCATCTGATGGTATTGTAAATGAAAATCTGGCGGTCAACTTTCTAAGCGAAGTACAATATGCGGAGGCCAAATGTTTTTACGGTTTCCAGATCGCGATGGAGAATATCCATTCTGAAACTTACTCGCTCCTGATCGACACTTACATCAAAGACCCTTCTGAGAAAGACCATTTGCTTCGCGCCATTGAAACAGTTCCTTGTGTGGGTAAAAAGGCGGATTGGGCTTTAAAGTGGATTAACAGTCCGGTTTTCGCTGAAAGGATCATTGCATTTGCGGCAGTAGAAGGTATCTTCTTTTCAGGTTCATTCTGTTCTATTTTCTGGTTGAAAAAACGCGGCTTAATGCCAGGACTTTCATTCTCCAACGAATTGATATCCAGAGACGAAGGCTTGCACTGTGAATTTGCTTGCTTGCTTTACACGCAGCATATTGTGAACCAACTGCCACAGGAACGCGTAATCGAAATCATGCTCGATGCGGTTGAAATCGAAAAAGAATTTATCACCGAAGCATTACCCGTTTCCCTGATCGGAATGAATGCGGAATTGATGAAACAGTATATCGAATACATCGCCGATTTCTGGCTGGAAAGACTGGGTTGCGAAAAGCAGTTCGGTTCAGCTAACCCATTCGATTTCATGGAGTTGATCTCGCTTCCGGGGAAAACCAATTTCTTCGAAAAACGTGTAGGAGAATATCAGAAAGCCGGCGTGATGAGCGGCGTGAAGGACAAAGATTCAGGTCACAAAATTTCGTTTGACTCGGATTTTTGA
- a CDS encoding metallophosphoesterase family protein, protein MKFQRRSFLKLVPALSAFPLLANNAKADPKARIALRFVVASDGHYGQPNTEFQKFHSDLISWVNREKMQKGVDFLFINGDLIHDEPTLLYDFKKTISGLSVPFYVSRGNHDKVGLDVWESTWGYPTNHSFAKGEYAFVVGDTSNEKGEYVCPDVNWLRTEIAKYKEKKGIFIFLHITPAKWTVNGIECKEVIELFENTPNVKAIFNGHDHDQDSTKIYGKKPYFFDGHFGGNWGTAYKGYRIVEVYEDNSWQSYQYNPTAAPVLNTFSGKG, encoded by the coding sequence ATGAAATTTCAAAGACGGTCATTTCTGAAACTTGTTCCAGCTCTTTCTGCATTTCCCTTACTGGCAAACAACGCAAAGGCGGACCCGAAAGCGCGCATTGCATTGCGTTTCGTCGTCGCTTCCGACGGGCATTACGGCCAGCCCAATACCGAATTTCAGAAATTTCATAGCGACTTGATAAGTTGGGTAAACCGTGAAAAAATGCAGAAAGGGGTAGATTTCCTTTTCATCAACGGCGACCTGATCCACGACGAGCCTACGCTTCTGTACGATTTCAAAAAAACCATTTCCGGGCTGAGCGTACCTTTTTACGTAAGTCGCGGAAACCATGATAAAGTCGGTCTGGACGTCTGGGAAAGTACCTGGGGCTACCCGACTAACCACAGTTTTGCCAAAGGTGAATACGCATTCGTGGTGGGTGACACTTCCAATGAAAAAGGGGAATACGTTTGTCCGGACGTAAACTGGCTGCGCACTGAAATCGCTAAATACAAAGAGAAAAAAGGCATTTTCATCTTCCTGCACATTACCCCAGCCAAATGGACGGTGAATGGAATTGAATGCAAAGAAGTAATTGAACTCTTCGAAAATACCCCAAACGTAAAAGCCATATTCAACGGCCACGATCACGACCAGGACAGCACTAAAATCTACGGCAAAAAACCCTACTTCTTCGACGGCCACTTCGGCGGCAACTGGGGCACAGCTTATAAAGGTTACCGGATTGTGGAGGTTTATGAAGATAACTCGTGGCAGTCGTATCAGTACAATCCGACGGCGGCTCCGGTTTTGAATACGTTTTCGGGGAAGGGGTGA
- a CDS encoding glycosyltransferase family protein, with protein MKISGFTIIRNAVINDYPIVEAITSILPVVDEMLVSVGLSEDNTLDLIKSIPSDKIRIVESEWDMSLRAGGKVLAVETDKALRQISPDSDWAFYIQGDEVVHEKYHPAILESCEKYLNDVEVEGLVFDYLHFYGTYDYVGDSRKWYRREIRIIRNEKQPKEVPISAFRDAQGFRRGRTKLNVKHSGAAVYHYGWVKSPVQMKTKMKNVSRFWNADSEWEKILQSEDFFNYEEFDSIRRFDGTHPAVMQNRIGAQTWKVELDISNKKFRLKDALLYWYEKRTGRRLFEFRNYRFI; from the coding sequence TTGAAGATTTCCGGATTTACCATCATCAGAAATGCGGTTATCAACGATTACCCCATTGTTGAAGCAATTACTTCCATTCTTCCGGTAGTGGACGAAATGCTTGTGAGTGTGGGACTTAGCGAAGACAATACCCTGGACCTGATCAAGTCTATTCCGTCTGATAAAATCCGAATCGTCGAGTCGGAATGGGATATGTCACTGCGTGCCGGAGGAAAAGTGCTGGCGGTGGAAACGGATAAAGCATTGAGACAGATTTCGCCTGACAGCGACTGGGCATTTTATATTCAGGGCGACGAAGTAGTGCACGAAAAGTATCATCCCGCAATTCTTGAATCCTGCGAAAAATATTTAAATGATGTAGAAGTTGAAGGGTTGGTTTTTGACTATCTGCACTTTTATGGGACTTACGATTACGTGGGCGACAGCCGCAAATGGTACCGCCGCGAAATCCGCATTATCCGCAATGAAAAGCAGCCGAAGGAAGTCCCGATCTCCGCATTTCGTGATGCCCAGGGTTTCCGTCGCGGCCGCACGAAATTGAATGTGAAGCACTCGGGTGCTGCTGTATATCATTACGGTTGGGTGAAAAGTCCGGTGCAGATGAAGACGAAAATGAAGAATGTGAGCCGGTTCTGGAATGCGGATAGCGAGTGGGAAAAGATCCTGCAATCGGAAGATTTTTTTAATTATGAGGAGTTTGATTCCATTCGCCGCTTTGATGGAACACACCCGGCAGTGATGCAAAACCGCATTGGAGCGCAAACCTGGAAAGTCGAGCTGGACATTTCTAATAAGAAGTTCAGATTGAAAGATGCGCTATTATATTGGTACGAAAAAAGGACCGGGCGGCGGCTGTTCGAATTCCGGAATTACCGGTTTATCTAA
- the tyrS gene encoding tyrosine--tRNA ligase produces the protein MDFIEELRWRGMLHDVMPGTQEQLKKEMTSGYIGFDPTASSLHIGNLATIMLLVHFQRAGHKPFALVGGATGMIGDPSFKAAERSFLDEDTLRFNQEGIKKQLEQFLDFNCGDNSAEMVNNYDWFKEIGFLQFLREAGKFLSVNYMMSKDSVRKRLETGISFTEFSYQLLQGYDFYHLYKNKNVRLQMGGSDQWGNITTGTEIIRRKEGDEEGYFKAYALTTPLLTKSDGSKFGKSEGGNIWLDAEKTSPYEFYQFWLNQADEDLPRYLRVFSLKGREEIEALETSHAAEPHLRIMQKSLAAELTTRIHSEKAYLTVIKASEVLFGKATLETLQSIEADEFDTIFSGVPQTEITREEWDGAANILDLISTVTKAEIYPSKGEARRAIQQNAVSVNKVKVTSEAQALSEFSLLQDRFLLISKGKKNHLVRVV, from the coding sequence ATAGATTTTATCGAGGAACTGCGCTGGCGCGGAATGCTTCACGACGTGATGCCGGGAACACAGGAACAACTGAAAAAGGAAATGACTTCTGGCTACATCGGTTTCGATCCCACGGCTTCCTCTCTCCATATAGGTAACCTGGCGACGATAATGCTCCTCGTCCATTTCCAACGCGCTGGCCACAAGCCTTTTGCATTGGTGGGCGGGGCTACGGGTATGATCGGCGATCCTTCATTTAAAGCTGCCGAACGTTCGTTTCTGGATGAAGACACCCTTCGTTTTAACCAGGAAGGTATCAAAAAACAGTTGGAGCAATTCCTCGATTTTAACTGCGGTGATAACTCAGCCGAAATGGTTAATAACTATGATTGGTTCAAAGAAATCGGGTTTTTGCAGTTCTTGCGGGAAGCAGGTAAGTTCCTAAGTGTCAATTATATGATGTCGAAGGATTCTGTAAGAAAGCGCCTGGAAACCGGAATTTCATTTACTGAATTTTCATACCAGCTTTTGCAGGGTTACGATTTTTACCATTTATATAAAAACAAAAATGTGCGCCTGCAAATGGGCGGTTCGGATCAGTGGGGCAATATCACGACCGGCACCGAAATCATCCGCAGAAAAGAAGGTGACGAAGAAGGGTATTTCAAAGCCTACGCGCTCACAACGCCGCTTTTGACGAAATCCGACGGTTCGAAATTCGGGAAAAGTGAAGGCGGCAATATCTGGCTCGATGCTGAAAAAACTTCTCCCTACGAGTTCTACCAGTTCTGGCTAAATCAGGCCGACGAAGATCTGCCAAGATACTTGCGCGTATTTTCATTAAAAGGCCGCGAGGAAATCGAAGCCCTGGAAACCAGCCACGCCGCCGAGCCGCACTTGCGCATCATGCAAAAATCCCTCGCCGCCGAACTAACCACCCGCATTCACTCTGAAAAAGCATATCTAACTGTAATCAAAGCATCAGAAGTATTGTTCGGAAAAGCAACGCTGGAAACTTTGCAAAGCATTGAAGCGGATGAATTTGACACGATTTTCAGCGGGGTGCCGCAAACGGAAATTACGCGCGAAGAATGGGATGGAGCAGCAAATATTCTGGATCTGATTTCGACAGTTACCAAAGCCGAAATTTATCCATCAAAAGGAGAAGCCAGAAGAGCAATTCAGCAGAATGCAGTGAGTGTCAATAAAGTGAAGGTTACCTCGGAAGCGCAGGCTTTGAGCGAGTTTTCATTGTTGCAGGATAGGTTTTTACTGATTTCGAAGGGGAAGAAGAATCATTTGGTGCGGGTGGTGTAG
- a CDS encoding regulatory protein RecX — protein sequence MDRLILQKAASYCVYQERTQEEVRQRLRKWNVWGDEADEIIAELISQNYLSEERFAKTFAGGKFRVKNWGRIKIKQELQRRGISKYSLDQGMAEIKDETYIATLKQLLEKKKALLERTETNPLVLKQKLARYALAKGYESELVWKELGDV from the coding sequence ATGGACCGCCTCATTCTTCAAAAAGCAGCTTCCTATTGCGTCTATCAGGAACGGACGCAGGAGGAAGTGCGCCAGCGGCTACGAAAGTGGAATGTATGGGGCGATGAGGCAGACGAGATCATTGCAGAACTGATCTCACAGAACTACCTGAGTGAAGAGCGTTTTGCGAAGACTTTCGCAGGCGGCAAGTTCCGCGTAAAAAACTGGGGTAGGATAAAGATCAAGCAGGAATTGCAGCGGCGGGGGATCAGTAAATACAGCCTCGATCAGGGAATGGCTGAGATCAAGGATGAGACTTACATTGCCACTTTGAAACAGCTTCTTGAAAAAAAGAAAGCATTACTGGAAAGAACCGAAACAAATCCGCTGGTTTTAAAACAAAAATTGGCCAGATATGCTCTGGCCAAAGGGTATGAAAGTGAGTTGGTTTGGAAGGAATTGGGCGATGTCTAG
- a CDS encoding PIN domain-containing protein, with protein sequence MSRFLLDTNICVHLLKNEYDVKEKISDVGVESCYLSEITLAELLYGIENSAPQQRQKNLERFVWLETLFRERTISISAALHEFGKQKAHLRRIGRPVGDFDILIGATAVINDFTLITHNTRDFRNLHQIRMFDWIS encoded by the coding sequence ATGAGTCGATTTTTACTCGACACCAATATTTGCGTGCATTTGCTAAAAAACGAATACGATGTCAAAGAAAAAATCAGCGACGTCGGAGTAGAATCGTGCTATCTCTCGGAGATTACATTAGCTGAGTTGTTGTACGGGATTGAAAACAGCGCCCCACAGCAACGCCAAAAAAACCTGGAACGGTTTGTATGGTTGGAGACCCTATTCCGGGAAAGGACAATTTCTATAAGTGCCGCACTTCACGAGTTCGGCAAGCAAAAGGCGCATTTGAGACGAATTGGCCGACCGGTCGGCGATTTCGACATTCTAATTGGAGCAACAGCCGTTATCAATGACTTTACACTAATCACCCACAACACACGTGATTTTAGAAATCTGCATCAGATTCGGATGTTTGATTGGATTAGTTGA
- a CDS encoding Uma2 family endonuclease: protein MGFALMVEPRYTVSEYLKLEEESEVRHEYYDGEVFAMAGTSMNHNRIVGKLRAIFEKRFQPDGCDVFTENVKAEVTPDLCYAYPDLILTCSAEDRDGVYIVKNPTILVEVLSKTSISKDRGFKLRMYKQIPSLQYYLLVSQNEFYVELYSRSIHGNLWNYQSFENPVDKIVFEPLKFEILLSAIYENIKFWGPEEKTLPEE, encoded by the coding sequence ATGGGATTTGCACTTATGGTCGAGCCGAGATATACCGTATCCGAATACCTCAAACTGGAAGAGGAAAGCGAAGTCCGTCATGAATATTATGACGGAGAGGTGTTTGCTATGGCCGGCACGTCGATGAATCATAACCGCATTGTTGGCAAACTGCGGGCGATTTTTGAGAAACGGTTTCAGCCCGATGGATGTGATGTATTTACAGAAAATGTCAAAGCCGAAGTCACCCCGGATCTTTGTTATGCATATCCCGATCTGATTCTGACATGTTCAGCCGAGGATAGAGATGGAGTTTATATTGTTAAAAATCCCACGATCCTGGTTGAAGTCCTTTCCAAAACATCCATTTCAAAGGATAGAGGATTCAAGTTAAGAATGTACAAGCAAATACCTTCTCTACAATATTATCTGCTGGTTTCTCAAAATGAATTCTATGTAGAATTATACAGCCGCTCCATCCATGGAAATTTATGGAATTATCAGAGTTTTGAAAATCCGGTTGACAAGATTGTGTTTGAGCCGCTGAAATTTGAGATTCTTCTGTCGGCGATTTACGAGAACATCAAGTTTTGGGGTCCGGAAGAGAAGACGCTACCTGAAGAGTAG
- a CDS encoding ligase-associated DNA damage response exonuclease — MPAQPLLQFTGKSIYCSVADAHIDPWIPVDKAIITHAHSDHARWGSKHYLAHKDSEPILRLRLGQDISLQTVEYGEKFVINGVTFSLHPAGHIIGSAQIRVEYKGEVWVASGDYKLEDDHFAVPYEPVKCNVFITESTFGLPVYKWQPQHEVMSEIDTWLAQNKVEGKASVLMGYSLGKMQRILKNIQLPDEPIYAHGAIFTLNDRLRQAGHDLPELTLVTKETDRKLFKGALVLAPPSVDSSTWIKKFNPYSLGYCSGWMALRGAKNRRAVDQGFVLSDHVDWPDLNRAVKETEAEKVYVTHGYTSIFSRWLNENGIEAGEVHTMYGNEDENEEEEVVQDAAVATESYEQHKASLDVKKSPLGDLGEGDLGEKGGREL; from the coding sequence ATGCCAGCACAGCCGCTACTTCAATTTACCGGAAAAAGCATTTACTGCTCCGTCGCAGACGCGCACATTGATCCCTGGATCCCTGTCGATAAAGCGATTATCACGCACGCTCATAGCGACCACGCGCGCTGGGGAAGTAAGCATTATCTCGCACACAAAGACAGTGAGCCCATTTTGAGGCTTCGGTTAGGTCAGGATATTTCTTTGCAAACTGTCGAATACGGAGAGAAATTCGTGATCAATGGTGTCACTTTTTCGCTCCATCCGGCCGGACATATTATCGGCTCGGCGCAAATCAGGGTGGAATACAAAGGTGAAGTTTGGGTTGCGAGCGGAGATTATAAGCTGGAAGACGACCATTTCGCAGTGCCTTACGAACCTGTCAAATGCAATGTATTTATTACAGAATCAACATTTGGTCTGCCCGTTTACAAGTGGCAGCCGCAGCATGAAGTGATGAGCGAAATCGATACCTGGTTGGCCCAAAATAAAGTCGAAGGAAAAGCCAGCGTTTTAATGGGCTATTCTTTGGGTAAAATGCAGCGTATTTTGAAGAATATTCAACTGCCCGACGAACCTATCTACGCCCACGGCGCCATATTTACATTAAACGACAGACTTCGCCAGGCCGGTCACGACTTGCCTGAGCTGACATTGGTTACCAAAGAAACTGACCGAAAACTGTTCAAAGGTGCATTAGTATTAGCCCCACCTTCGGTGGATAGCAGCACGTGGATCAAAAAATTCAATCCCTATTCTCTCGGCTACTGTTCCGGCTGGATGGCGTTGCGCGGTGCCAAGAACCGTCGCGCCGTGGATCAGGGTTTCGTTTTGAGCGACCACGTCGACTGGCCTGATTTAAACCGCGCCGTGAAAGAAACAGAAGCTGAAAAAGTATATGTAACCCACGGCTATACCAGTATTTTCTCCCGCTGGCTGAATGAAAACGGCATCGAAGCCGGCGAGGTGCACACCATGTACGGAAACGAAGATGAAAATGAGGAAGAAGAAGTAGTGCAGGACGCCGCAGTAGCAACTGAAAGTTACGAGCAACACAAAGCCTCCCTCGACGTTAAAAAGTCCCCTCTAGGGGATTTAGGGGAAGGGGATTTAGGGGAGAAAGGAGGCCGCGAACTATGA
- a CDS encoding DUF6036 family nucleotidyltransferase, giving the protein MEPEYLNLISLFNEEKVEYVVLGGHAVIAHGFVRTTGDIDIFVNSTSENAQRLLRALHRFGYTNDEFEESDFTKVPNYLCFSRYDNRIDLMTGTKGVTFEECYANRKVLQIRNTSVNFIGLRQLIENKKAVGRPQDLRDIENLDSSSV; this is encoded by the coding sequence ATGGAGCCAGAATACTTAAATCTGATCAGCCTATTCAACGAGGAGAAGGTTGAATATGTGGTTCTTGGCGGTCATGCCGTTATTGCCCACGGATTTGTTCGCACAACGGGAGATATTGACATTTTCGTTAATTCAACTTCTGAGAACGCGCAGCGATTATTAAGAGCATTGCATCGCTTCGGCTACACCAATGATGAGTTTGAGGAATCTGATTTCACCAAAGTACCTAACTATTTGTGTTTTAGTAGATACGACAATCGCATTGATCTTATGACTGGAACGAAAGGGGTTACATTTGAGGAATGTTATGCTAACCGTAAAGTGCTTCAAATTCGGAACACTTCCGTTAACTTTATTGGTTTAAGGCAATTAATCGAAAATAAAAAAGCGGTGGGGAGGCCACAGGATCTGCGCGATATTGAGAATTTAGATAGTTCCAGTGTGTGA